A region of the Pseudomonas silesiensis genome:
TCGGTGGGTTGCGGACCGGTGTTGAACTACGGCACCGAAGAACAGAAACAGACCTGGTTGCCGGATCTGGCCAGCGGCCAGGCCATCGGCTGCTTCTGCCTGACCGAGCCCCAGGCCGGTTCCGAGGCCCACAACCTGCGCACCCGCGCTGAACTGCGCGATGGCCAGTGGGTGATCAACGGTGCCAAGCAATTCGTCAGCAATGGCAAACGGGCGAAACTGGCCATCGTGTTCGCGGTGACCGATCCGGATCTGGGCAAGCGCGGCATCTCGGCGTTCCTGGTCCCCACCGACACTGCAGGGTTCATCGTCGATCGCACCGAACACAAGATGGGCATTCGCGCTTCCGACACCTGCGCGGTGACCCTGAGCAACTGCACGATCCCCGAAGCCAACCTGCTCGGCGAACGCGGCAAAGGCCTGGCCATCGCCCTGTCGAACCTCGAAGGGGGGCGCATCGGGATCGCGGCGCAGGCATTGGGTATTGCGCGTGCGGCATTCGAAGCGGCGCTGGCCTATTCGCGGGATCGGGTCCAGTTCGACAAACCGATCATCGAGCATCAGAGCATTGCGAATATGCTGGCCGATATGCACACGCGGTTGAATGCGGCGCGGTTGCTGATCCTGCATGCCGCGCGCCTGCGCAGCGCGGGCAAGCCTTGCCTGTCGGAGGCTTCACAGGCGAAGTTGTTTGCCTCGGAGATGGCCGAGAAGGTCTGCTCGTCAGCGATGCAGATTCATGGCGGGTATGGTTATCTGGAGGATTACCCGGTGGAGCGTTATTACCGGGATGCGCGGATCACGCAGATTTATGAAGGGTCGAGCGAGATACAGCGGATGGTGATTGCCCGCGATGGCGTCAGTGAAAACGCTACATCACTTCCCTTTGAACTCAGCCTCACGCTTGGCAATAAACGCCGCCATCCCTTCCTTCTGATCCTGCGTCGCAAACGCCGCATGGAACACCCGACGCTCAAAGCGCACGCCTTCCGACAGGCTCACTTCAAACGCGCGGTTGACGCTTTCCTTGACCATCATCGCAATCGGCAGCGACTTCGCGGCAATCTTGGCCGCCACTTTCAGCGCTTCTTCCACCAGTTCATCCGCCGGCACGATCCGCGCGACGATCCCGCAGCGCTCCGCTTCCACCGCATCGATCAGGCGGCCGCTGAGGCACATTTCCATGGCCTTGGCCTTGCCCACGGCGCGGGTCAGGCGCTGGGTGCCGCCCATGCCCGGGAGCACGCCGAGGTTGATTTCCGGTTGACCGAACTTCGCGTTGTCACCGGCCAGGATGAAGTCGCACATCAACGCCAACTCACAACCACCGCCCAAGGCGAAACCGTTGACCGCGGCAATGATCGGCTTGCGGCGGTTGGCCACGCGGTCGCTGTCACTGAACAGATCGTCCAGATAGATCTGCGGATAGGTCAGCTCGACCATTTCCTTGATGTCGGCGCCTGCAGCGAAGGCTTTCTTCGAGCCGGTCAGCACGATGCAGCCAATGTTCGAATCGGCCTCCAGACCGTCGAGGGCCTGGTTCAGTTCGCTGACGATCTGCGCATTCAACGCGTTCAGCGCTTGCGGACGGTTGAGGGTAATCAGGCCAACGCGACCATGGGTTTCCAGCAAAATCGTTTCGTAACTCATGTATGACTCCCAAGCATTGTAAAAGCCTTTTGTTCAAAGATTGCGCGAAATGACCATGCGCTGAATATCGCTGGTGCCTTCGTAGATCTGGCAGACCCGCACGTCGCGATAGATCCGCTCCAGCGGGAAATCGTTCAAGTAGCCGTAACCGCCAAGGGTTTGCAAGGCCGATGAGCATACCTTCTCGGCCATTTCCGAGGCGAACAGTTTGGCCATGGACGCTTCGACCAGTGCCGGTTTGCCGCTGTCACGCAGCGCCGCGGCGTAGTGCACCATCTGCCGGGCCACGGCGATCTGGGTCGCCATATCGGCCAGGCGGAACGCGACTGCCTGGTGTTCGATGATCGGCTTGCCGAAGCTCTCACGCTCACGAGCGTAGTCACGGGCCGCTTCGAACGCGGCGCGGGCCATGCCCACCGATTGCGAGGCGATGCCGACACGGCCGCCTTCGAGGTTGGCCAGGGCGATCCGGTAACCTTCGCCCTCCTCGCCCAGGCGGTTGGCCAGCGGCACTTTGACGTCTTCGAACAGAATCTGGCAGGTGTCGGACGCGTGCTGCCCCAGCTTGTCCTCGACCCGTGCGACTTTGTAGCCCGGCGAGTCGGTCGGCACGATGAACGCGCTGATGCCACGCTTGCCGGCGGCCGGGTCGGTCACGGCGAAGACGATCACCACCCCGGCGTTTTGCCCCGATGTGATGAACTGCTTGCAGCCGTTGAGCACGTAGTGGTCGCCGTTCAGCCGGGCGCGGGTTTTCAGGCCACTGGCATCGGAGCCGGCCTGGGGTTCGGTCAGGGCGAAGGCACCCAGCATCGCGCCGCTGGCCAGCGGTTTGAGGAAGCGCTCTTTCTGGTCGTCGTTGCCGTACTTGAGGATCGGCACACACCCCACCGAGTTGTGCACGCTCATGATGGTCGAACAGGAACCGTCACCGGCGGCAATTTCCTCCAGGGCCATGGCGTAGGCCAGGTAACCGGTATCGCAACCGCCCCATTCTTCTGGCACCAGCATGCCGAAAAAGCCCAGCTGCGCCATCTCGCCGATGGCGTCCTTGGGGAAGCGATGTTCGCGGTCCCATTCTGCGGCGAATGGTTTCAGCCGTTCATCGGCGAACTGCCGGGCCATATCGCGGATTTGTTGTTGGTCGTCATTGGGGATCATGGTGAATCCTTAAAATTAAAATTGCCCCATGCCCCTTGTAGGAGCGAGCTTGCTCGCGATGGACGTGAGGGCGCCGCGTTCATACAGGTAGCCCCCGTCATCGTTAACGTCCATCGCGAGCAAGCTCGCTCCTACAGGGATTGGTGTCAGCCTCAGTAGAGGCATTCCACGGCCATCGCCGTCGCTTCGCCGCCGCCGATGCAAATCGCCGCCACACCACGCTTCAGGCCTTTCTGGCGCAGGGCCGAGAGCAAGGTCACGAGGATCCGCGCACCGGACGCACCGATCGGGTGACCCAGGGCGCAAGCGCCGCCGTGGACGTTGATCTTCTCGTGGGGGATTTCCAGTTTGGTCATGGTCACCAGACTGACCACGGCGAAAGCCTCGTTGACTTCCACCAGATCCACTTCGTCCAGGGACCAGCCGGTTTTCTTCATCAGTTTCTGGATCGCGCCCACCGGCGCCACCGGGAACAGGCCCGGGGTATCGGCGAACGCGGCGTGGCCGTGGATCACCGCCAAGGGTTTCAGGCCGCGCTTCTCGGCTTCGGAACGGCGCATCAGCACCAGTGCCGCAGCGCCATCGGAGATCGAGCTGGAGTTGGCCGCAGTGACAGTGCCACCGTCGCGGAACGCCGGCTTGAGCGAGGCGATCTTGTCCAGCCTGGCTTTCGGTGGCTGCTCGTCGTGGCTGATCACTACCTGCTCTTTGCCCACGGTCACGGTGAGCGGCACGATTTCGTCCTTGAAGCTGCCGTCCTTGATCGCCTGCTGTGCACGGGTGGTCGAGGCAATGGCAAACGCGTCCTGGGCTTCACGGGTGAAACCGTTGGTTTCAGCGCAATCCTCGGCGAAGGTGCCCATCAAGCGGCCCTTGTCGTAAGCGTCTTCCAGACCGTCCAGAAACATGTGATCGAGTACGCGGCCGTGGCCCATGCGGTAACCGCTGCGCGCGCGGTCCAACAGGTACGGCGCGTTGGACATGCTTTCCATGCCGCCGGCGACCACCACTTCGGCGCTGCCGGCCACCAGCATGTCATGCGCCAGAATGGCCGCTTCCATGCCCGAACCGCACATCTTGTTCAGGGTGGTGCAGCGGGTCGATTTATCCAGCCCCGCGCCCAGTGCGGCCTGACGCGCCGGGGCCTGGCCGAGGCCGGCGGGCAGTACGCAGCCGAACAGCACTTCTTCAACCGCATCCGGCGCAATACCGGCGCGTTCAACCGCAGCTTTGATCGCTGCCGCACCGAGTTGCGGCGCGGTCAGGCTTTTCAGTTCGCCCTGGAAACCGCCCATCGGGGTGCGGACGGCGCTGACGATAACAATTGGATCGTTGGCAATAGTCATGACAAATCCTCTTTACTTGGCGGCCATGCGCAAGGCGCCGTCGAGACGGATCACCTCGCCATTGAGCATGCTGTTTTCAATGATATGCCTGACCAGCCCGGCATACTCGTCCGGCTTGCCCAGGCGCGGCGGAAACGGCACGCCTGCAGCTAGGGACGCGCGGACTTCCGGGGTCATGCCAGCCATCATCGGCGTTTCGAAAATCCCCGGTGCGATGGTCATGACGCGGATGCCGAAGCGCGCCAGTTCACGGGCGGCGGGCAAGGTCAGGCTGACGATCGCGCCTTTGGATGCCGCGTAGGCGGCCTGGCCGATCTGGCCGTCGTAAGCCGCCGCCGAGGCCGTATTGATGATCACCCCGCGTTCGCCATCGGCATCCGCTTCGGTCTCGGCAATCGCCGCCGCCGCCAGGCGCAGCATATTGAAGCTGCCGATCAGGTTGACGTTGATCACCTGGCTGAAATTGGCCAGCACGTGCGGGCCGGTCTTGCCGAGGATTTTCTCGCCGCGCACGATGCCGGCGCAGTTAACCAGGCCATTGAGGCCGCCGAACGCCTTGACCGTCGCCAGCACCGCGGCTTCGGCCGCCGCTTCGTTGCTGATATCGGCCACCACGCTCTGAGCGCCCAGACGTTGCGCCTGAGCGGCAACCGCCTCGGCGTTCATGTCCACCAGCATGACTTTAGCGCCGGCAGCGACCAGCATTTCAGCGGTGGCCGCACCGAGTCCGGAAGCACCGCCGGTGACGAGAAAAACCTTGTTTGCGATCTGCATCATTGTGTCCTTGGATTCATGCTTAAAGGTTCTTCGCCGCAGCCTCTTGAGCCTTGGCGATTTCCTGGTTGCGCAAGATAAAGCGCTGCAACTTGCCGCTAGGGGTTTTCGGCAACTCGCTGACAAATTCGATTTCACGGGGGTATGAGTGCGCGGCCAGGCGCTTGCGCACGTGTTGGCGCAATTCTTCGGCCAGCTCCGGTTCAGGACGGTATTGCGCGCTGAGCACCACGAAGGCCTTGACCAGTTCGGTGCGTTCCGGGTCGGGCTTGCCGACCACCGCGGCTTCGACCACTGCCGGGTGTTCGATCAGTGCGCTTTCGACGTCGAACGGACCCACACGATAACCCGACGTGGTGATCACATCGTCACTGCGGCCGACGAAGCTGATGCTGCCATCCGGGTTCCACTCGACGGTGTCGCCGCTCAGGTAATAGTTACCGACGAAGGCTTTGGTCGGCGCGCCTTCATAACCGCCGAACCAGCACATCGGCGACTGGGTACGATCGATGGCCAGGATGCCTGGCTGGCCGACGCCGAGCTCCTTGTACTCTTCGTCCAGCACGACGATGCGGTGGCCCGGCGAGGCAAATCCGGCGGCGCCCATGTGGATCGGGTGCTCCAGGGCATGGTGATTGCACAGCACCATGCCCAGTTCGGTCTGGCCGTAATGGTCGTGAATCACTACGCCGAGGTTGTCGGCGAACCAGCGGATCACTTCCGGGTTCAGCGGCTCGCCGGCACTGCTGACGATGCGCAGCTTGCCCTTGATCGAGCGGGCGAACTCGTTGCCACCGGCAATCAACAGGCGATAAGCGGTCGGTGAGCCGGTGAGGTTGGTGATCCCGTATTTGTTGATCACCCGGCAGGTGCTTTCAAGGGTGAACGGGCCATCGTAGAACGTGATCGGATGTCCCATGGCCATAGGCCCGGTGACGCCGAAATAGATGCCATAGGCCCAGCCCGGATCGGCGACGTTCCAGAACGCATCTTCAGGGCGCAGGTCCACGGCGTCGCGGGTGTAGCTCTGGAAGGCAACGATGGCCTTGAGCGGCACCGACAGCGCTTTGGAAGGGCCGGTGGTGCCCGAGGTGAACATCAGCAGGAACGGGTCTTCGCCGGTCAGCAGCACCGGTTCGCACTCGGCGGGATAATTGGCCAGTTCGGCCCAGAAACTGTAATCGCCCTGGACGATGCCCTGCCCCTTGGGACCGGCGACGGTGACGATAGTCGGGCAGTCGGCCACTTCACACAGTTTCGAGCGATTGACCGCGTCGGTGACCACGACCTTGGCGCCGGAGCTGTTCAAGCGATGCTCGATGGCTTTGGGGCCGAAGGCGGTGAACAGCGGTTGGTAGACCGCGCCGATACGCCAGGTGGCGAACACGGTGATCAGCAATTCGATGTTGCGGGGCAACAGGCCTGCAACCTTGTCGCCTTTCTTCACGCCCTGGGCGAGGAGGAAATTGGCAAACCTTGCCGCTTTATCCTGCAGGTCGGTAAAGGTGTAAGTCGCGCTGGCGCCGTCCCGGCCTTCCCAGAACAGCGCGATGCGCCCCGGCAAGGCATGTCGGTCGCAACACTCGATACAGGCGTTGAGGGCCGTCAAATCGCCCGCAAGTGCGGCGTCCACGGTGTGCTGGTAATCGAACTGTGACGTGGCAGACAAATAATCGCGCATTGCCAGAATCCCTCGGTCTTCTTATTAGGTTTGGGGGAACCGTAAGTAACAGGGAAATATTCGCTCTACGCGGGGGGTGGGGCAATGGTCAAAGCTATCAAGTTGTGTGACTGGTTTGGCCAAGATCCAAAGGATGTGTTGCCTGGACTAACGCCATCGCGGGCAAGCCCGCTCCCGCAGTGATTGTCGGTGCTCACAATTGTTGTGTACGCCGCAGAACCCTGTGGGAGCTGGCTTGCCAGCGAAGGCGTCAGCATTGTCACCACAAAGTCCGGATCAGTCGTTAAGAATCAAACTCCGGTAATGCCCCGGATTCGACCCCGACCACTTGCGAAACGCCTTGTAGAACGAGCTGGCATCGGCAAACCCCAGGCGCGTGGCAATCTCGGCAAAACTGATAGAGGGCTCGGCCAGCCATACGATCGCCAATTCCTTGCGCACGCTGTCCTTGAGCCCCTGATAGGTCTGCCCCTCTTCGGCCAGGCGCCGACGCAAGGTCGAGGCCGACATGCACAGTCGTTGCGCCAAAGCCTCGGTTTCGGGCCAATGTTCGGCAGGCAATTGCCGCAAATCATGCTTGATCCGGCTGGCCAGGCTTTGCGGGTCGCGGTATTTCACCAGGATATTGGCCGGTGCCTGCGCCAGGAAACGCTTGAGTTCTTCAGCCGTGCGCTTGATCGGCAAATCCAGGCACTCGGCGGAGAAGATCATTCGCGTGCGCGGCCGGTCGAAACGCAGGTTTTCGGAGAACATCACCTGATAGTCATCACAGAAGTCCGGTTCGGGGCAGCGCAGCTCGATGGCCAGGATCGGAATCCTTCGCCCCGCCAGCCAACAGGCCACGCCGTGAACGATCATCCAGTAGGTGAAATAGGTGAAGGCCCGACGCGGGTCCTGGTCGTCCTCCTGCAGCACGATCTCCGCCAGGCTTTGCTGGCGAACCAACTGGGCGGGCAGGTGCTCCAGCATCAGCGACAGGAAACCCAGGCCCGAGGCCAGGGCGGCGGCCAGGTTCGGCTGG
Encoded here:
- a CDS encoding acetyl-CoA C-acyltransferase; its protein translation is MTIANDPIVIVSAVRTPMGGFQGELKSLTAPQLGAAAIKAAVERAGIAPDAVEEVLFGCVLPAGLGQAPARQAALGAGLDKSTRCTTLNKMCGSGMEAAILAHDMLVAGSAEVVVAGGMESMSNAPYLLDRARSGYRMGHGRVLDHMFLDGLEDAYDKGRLMGTFAEDCAETNGFTREAQDAFAIASTTRAQQAIKDGSFKDEIVPLTVTVGKEQVVISHDEQPPKARLDKIASLKPAFRDGGTVTAANSSSISDGAAALVLMRRSEAEKRGLKPLAVIHGHAAFADTPGLFPVAPVGAIQKLMKKTGWSLDEVDLVEVNEAFAVVSLVTMTKLEIPHEKINVHGGACALGHPIGASGARILVTLLSALRQKGLKRGVAAICIGGGEATAMAVECLY
- a CDS encoding SDR family NAD(P)-dependent oxidoreductase, encoding MQIANKVFLVTGGASGLGAATAEMLVAAGAKVMLVDMNAEAVAAQAQRLGAQSVVADISNEAAAEAAVLATVKAFGGLNGLVNCAGIVRGEKILGKTGPHVLANFSQVINVNLIGSFNMLRLAAAAIAETEADADGERGVIINTASAAAYDGQIGQAAYAASKGAIVSLTLPAARELARFGIRVMTIAPGIFETPMMAGMTPEVRASLAAGVPFPPRLGKPDEYAGLVRHIIENSMLNGEVIRLDGALRMAAK
- a CDS encoding AMP-binding protein, with translation MRDYLSATSQFDYQHTVDAALAGDLTALNACIECCDRHALPGRIALFWEGRDGASATYTFTDLQDKAARFANFLLAQGVKKGDKVAGLLPRNIELLITVFATWRIGAVYQPLFTAFGPKAIEHRLNSSGAKVVVTDAVNRSKLCEVADCPTIVTVAGPKGQGIVQGDYSFWAELANYPAECEPVLLTGEDPFLLMFTSGTTGPSKALSVPLKAIVAFQSYTRDAVDLRPEDAFWNVADPGWAYGIYFGVTGPMAMGHPITFYDGPFTLESTCRVINKYGITNLTGSPTAYRLLIAGGNEFARSIKGKLRIVSSAGEPLNPEVIRWFADNLGVVIHDHYGQTELGMVLCNHHALEHPIHMGAAGFASPGHRIVVLDEEYKELGVGQPGILAIDRTQSPMCWFGGYEGAPTKAFVGNYYLSGDTVEWNPDGSISFVGRSDDVITTSGYRVGPFDVESALIEHPAVVEAAVVGKPDPERTELVKAFVVLSAQYRPEPELAEELRQHVRKRLAAHSYPREIEFVSELPKTPSGKLQRFILRNQEIAKAQEAAAKNL
- a CDS encoding acyl-CoA dehydrogenase yields the protein MIPNDDQQQIRDMARQFADERLKPFAAEWDREHRFPKDAIGEMAQLGFFGMLVPEEWGGCDTGYLAYAMALEEIAAGDGSCSTIMSVHNSVGCVPILKYGNDDQKERFLKPLASGAMLGAFALTEPQAGSDASGLKTRARLNGDHYVLNGCKQFITSGQNAGVVIVFAVTDPAAGKRGISAFIVPTDSPGYKVARVEDKLGQHASDTCQILFEDVKVPLANRLGEEGEGYRIALANLEGGRVGIASQSVGMARAAFEAARDYARERESFGKPIIEHQAVAFRLADMATQIAVARQMVHYAAALRDSGKPALVEASMAKLFASEMAEKVCSSALQTLGGYGYLNDFPLERIYRDVRVCQIYEGTSDIQRMVISRNL
- a CDS encoding enoyl-CoA hydratase; the encoded protein is MSYETILLETHGRVGLITLNRPQALNALNAQIVSELNQALDGLEADSNIGCIVLTGSKKAFAAGADIKEMVELTYPQIYLDDLFSDSDRVANRRKPIIAAVNGFALGGGCELALMCDFILAGDNAKFGQPEINLGVLPGMGGTQRLTRAVGKAKAMEMCLSGRLIDAVEAERCGIVARIVPADELVEEALKVAAKIAAKSLPIAMMVKESVNRAFEVSLSEGVRFERRVFHAAFATQDQKEGMAAFIAKREAEFKGK
- a CDS encoding AraC family transcriptional regulator, giving the protein MSEKDTISMQLVREALLQSCAPGAATEEVLNKVGIDPALLQTADARVPATAYARLWRLLARRGDDEFFGMDPRKLKSGSLAFLCQCSMVQPNLAAALASGLGFLSLMLEHLPAQLVRQQSLAEIVLQEDDQDPRRAFTYFTYWMIVHGVACWLAGRRIPILAIELRCPEPDFCDDYQVMFSENLRFDRPRTRMIFSAECLDLPIKRTAEELKRFLAQAPANILVKYRDPQSLASRIKHDLRQLPAEHWPETEALAQRLCMSASTLRRRLAEEGQTYQGLKDSVRKELAIVWLAEPSISFAEIATRLGFADASSFYKAFRKWSGSNPGHYRSLILND